The Bradyrhizobium sp. WSM471 genome includes the window TTATACGCCTGCCAATCTCTGCGCGACCTTCTGCACCGCCTATGACGTCAAGGGCCACGCGGCGCTGTCCTCGCAGTCGGGCGGCATCGGCATGGCCATCATCGGCTTCTCCCGTTCGGCCAAGATGGGCGTGTCGGCGATCGTCGGCCTCGGCAACAAGTCCGACATCGACGAGGACGATCTGCTCGCCTTCTTCGAGCAGGACCCGAACACCAACCTGATCGCGCAGCACTGCGAAGACCTCAAGGACGGCCGCGCCTTTGCGGAAGCGGCAAAGCGCGTTTCCAAGAAAAAGCCGGTCATCGTGCTCAAGGCCGGCCGCACCTCGGCCGGTGCGAAGGCGGCCTCGTCGCACACCGGCGCGCTCGCCGGTAACGACAAGATCTACGAGGACGTCCTGGCGCAGTCCGGCGTGATCCGCGCCCGTAGCTTGCGGCAGCTGCTCGAGTTCGCGCGCGGCGTGCCGGTGCTGCCGACGCCGAAGGGCGAGAACGTGCTGATCATCACTGGTGCGGGCGGCTCGGGCGTGCTGCTGTCGGACTCCTGCGTCGACAATGGCCTGTCGCTGATGGCGATGCCGGCGGATCTGGATGCGGCCTTCCGCAAGTTCATTCCCCCGTTTGGCGCGGCCGGAAATCCCGTGGACATCACCGGTGGCGAGCCGCCGATCACCTACGTCAACACCGTGAAGCTCGGCCTGACGGACGAGCGCATCCATTCGCTGATCCTCGGCTACTGGCACACCATCGTCACGCCGCCGATGGTGTTCGCCCGCAACATGGTCGAGGTGAAGAAGGAGATGGAGGCCAAGGGCTTCGTGAAGCCGATCGTCGCCTCCCTTGCCGGCGACGTCGAGGTCGAGGAGGCCGCCGAATATCTCTACCAGAACGGCATCCCGGCCTACGCCTATTCGACCGAGCTGCCGGTCGAGGTCCTCGGCGCCAAGTACAAATGGGCGCGCGGGGCAGGGCTGCTCTGAGCTACCACTTCACCTCTCCCCGCGCTTGCCCGCCGAAGGCTTGGCGAAGGCGGATGCGGGGAGAGGTGAGAACAGTCAGGTCGCGATGGGCAAGAACGTGATCCGGCGTAAATCTCTCAAGCCTCGATCGCCATCGGACGCCGATCACGACGCGCGCGACGGCGGCGTGCAGTCCGTCGATCGCGCATTGTCGATTCTCGAAACGTTGTCCGAGGATGACGAGGGCTATCGCCTCAGCGATCTCGCCGTCCGCACCGGGCTCTCCGCCTCGACCGTGCACCGCCTGCTGGCGACGCTGGAAAGCCGCCGCTTCGTGCAGTTCGACCGCGCCGAATCCAAATGGCATGTCGGCGTGCGCAGCTTCACGGTGGGCGCGAGCTTCGCGCGGCGGCGCAATTTCAGCGCCCAGGCCATCCCCTACTTGCGCAAGCTGCGCGATCTTACCCGCGAGACCGCCAATCTTGCCATGGTCGACGACGAGTTCATCATCGTGCTGACCCGCATGGAGAGCCGCGAGATCATGCGCTCGCTGACCCAGGTCGGCGGCCGCGTCCCCATGGTGACGTCGGGCGTCGGCAAGGCGGTGCTCGCGACCTATTCCGACGAGGACGTCGGCGCCGTAATCCGCCATCACGGCATGCCACGCCTGACCGAGAAATCCATCGTGCGACCGAGCGACCTGTTCAAGGAGCTCGAGAGCATCCGCAAGCAGGGTTTTGCGGTGGATGATGAAGAGGCTGAGATGGGCCTGCGCTGCGTCGCAGCCGTGGTCTCCAACGCACTTGGCGAGCCGTTGGCGGCGATCTCCGTCTCCGGCTTGACCAGCCGCGTCACCGACGCGCGGCTGCCGGAGATCGGCCGCGTGGTGCGCAAGGTCGCGGCGGAACTGACGGCTGCGCTCGGTGGTGTGACCCCGATCGTGAAGCCGGCCTGAGCCGGGTTCGCGGTCCGTCGTGGGTCGTTGAAGAAATCAGCTCTGGCGGCAATAGCCCCGACATCGGTATATCCGTCCACCGTTGTCGCGTCCTTTTGGGAAAAGTCATGCCGTCAGAGCTCCGTTCGCCCCGTCTCGCTGTCCTGATCGATGCCGACAATGCTTCGGCAAAGATCGCCGATGGACTGTTCGAGGAGATTGCCAAGATCGGCGAGGCGAGCGTTCGCCGCATCTATGGCGATTTTTCCAATGCCAGGTCGAGGGGCTGGGCCGACATCCTGTCCAAACACGCCATCATCCCGCAGCAACAGTTCGCCTACACGACGGGAAAGAATGCCTCCGACATCACCCTGGTCATCGACGCGATGGACCTGCTTCACAGCGGCCGGTTCGACGGTTTTTGCCTGGTGTCGTCGGACAGCGATTTTACCCGTCTGGCCGCCCGGATCCGGGAGCAGGGCATCGATGTCTTTGGGTTCGGCGAACAGAAGACGCCGGAGAGCTTCCGGCAGGCCTGCCGAAGGTTCGTCTACACGGAGAACCTGCTTCCCGCCCCGGCGAACACCCAGGACGCCGCCTCGCGATCGACCTCGCTTCAGCCGCTCGATGCCGCGACCCCCATCATCAAGAAGGTCATCACCCAGATGGAGAGCGAGGACGGCTGGGTGACGCTCGGGGAGGTCGGTCGCCAACTCGCCAATCTCGCGTCCGATTTCGATCCGAGAACGTTCGGCTTCCGCAAACTGAGTGACCTCGTGCGCAAGACGAATGCGTTCGAGATCGACGAGCAGAACGGGAGGTCGATGCGGATTCGGGTCAAGGCCGCTGCCGCAGCGGCCCCGAGACGACGGAACTCGCGCAGACCCGCGAGGTCAGGGGCGGCAGGCGCTTCGCCGCCTAAGGCGTAAGCAGGACGTGCCGTTATATTTGAGCTTGCCCGGTCGGGCGCAGGGCGTAACCATCGCAGGGCCATAACACCACGCGAGGGCTCCGATGACCAAACTTACCCGCTTCGCCGTCGCACCGCTGCATTCGATGACCCGGCGTCTAGCCGACGTGGCCTCGGCGCGTGTCGCGCCGGATCTCGTCGTCACGGGCGCGCGCGTGCTCTCGACCTATTCGGAGCGTATCCATGCGAGCCGCGAAATCTGGATCACCGGCGGCCGCATTGCGGCGGTGAAGCCGGCCGGTGCTGCGAAGAAAGTCTTCGGCGACGTGCCGGTTTACGATGCCGCCGGCGGCATCGTCGCGCCGGGGCTGGTCGATCCGCACATCCATATTGAATCCTCGATGGTGACGGCTTGCGCCTATGCCGAAGCGGCTCTGCTCAACGGCACCACCACGATCTTCTGCGACAGCCACGAGATCGGCAACGTGATGGACGTCGCTGGCGTCGAGGCGATGCTGGAGGACGCGCGCGAGGCGCCGTTGTCGATTTTTTTGACCGTGCCAAGCACGGTGCCGGCCACCTCAGCCGCACTCGAGACCGCGGGTGGCGATCTGACGCCCGATAAGATCGCCGGCCTGTTCGACCGTTGGCCCGAAGCCGTCGCGCTCGGCGAGAAGATGGATTTTGTACCTGTCACCATGGGCGACGAGCGCAGCCACGCCATCCTGGCCGCCGCCCTGAAGCGCGGGCGGCCGGTATCCGGTCACGTCTACGGCCGCGAATTCGTTGCGGCCTATGCGGCGAGCGGCGTCACCGACACCCATGAGGCGATCGACCGCGATATCGCCGACGATTTGCTCGATGCCGGCGTCTGGGTGTTCTTGCGAGGGGGACCGCCGACCACGCCCTGGCACTCGCTGCCGCAGGCGATCCGGACCATCACCGAACTCGGCGCTTCGCACAAGCGAACCGCCGTGTGCACCGACGATCGCGACGCCGATGATCTCCTGCTGTTCGGGCTCGACTGGGTGGTGCGCGAAGCCGTGAAGGCAGGGATGTCGCCGGAGCAGGCGTGGTCGATGGGCTCGCTGCATGGCGCGACGCGCTTCGGCATGGACAGCGATATCGGCGGGCTCGGCGGCGGCCGCCGCGCCGATCTGGTGGTGATGGACGATAATCTCAAGCCCCAATCGACCTGGTACGGCGGCGAGCTGGTGGTCGAGAACCGCAAGATCACGCCGCGGCTCGATCAGGCGTTGTCGCAGCGATATCAATACCCGCAGGCGGCCTACGCGACTGTGAAGCTGCCGGAGAAGCTGAAGCTGACGCCGGAACCGCCGGTGAAGGCCTGCACCGTCAACGCCATCAAGACCGCGTTGCCCGGCATCACGCTGATCCATGAGAAGATCGCGATCGAGCCGGCCAAGGATTGGCCGACGCTGTTTGCGCGCTACGGCCTGTGCTTCGTCACGGTGGTCGAGCGTCACGGCAAATCCGCCGGCAACGTCGCCTACGGCCTGTTGAAGGACTTTGGCCTCAAGCGCGGCGCGGTTGCCTCCAGCGTCGGGCACGACAGCCACAACATCATCGTTGCCGGCACCAACGAGGCCGACATGCAGGTCGCGGTGGCCGCCATCAAGGAGCAACAGGGCGCCGTCTGCCTCGTCGCCGAGGGCAAGGTGAGGGCGCTGGTGCCGCTGCCGATCGCTGGGCTCTTGTCCGACAAGCGCGTCACGGAGGTGGCGGAAGAGGTCAAGGTGCTGAAGAAGGAATGGGCGGAAGCCGGCTGCACCATCCCCTACATGGGCTTCAATCTGATTCCTCTATCGGTCATTCCGGAAATTCGTATCACCGACAAGGGCCTCGTGCTGGTGCCGCAGATGCAGCTGGCGCCGCTGTTCGAGTGATCGCTTTCACGGATATCTCGATCTAACCGATTGAGACCGCCGCGATTTTTCCGCGGCTGCCGCATCGTGGAAAATAAAATCGATATCGTTGAGTGCGGGGCTTGCACGCCTGATGATCTCGCTCGCTGACTCAACTCAAGCGAGGTCCGATATGGCGAAGATGCGAGCGATCGATGCGGCCGTCCGAATTCTGGAGAAGGAAGGCATCTCGACTGCCTTCGGCGTTCCCGGGGCCGCGATCAATCCGCTTTACTCGGCGCTGAAGAAGCGCGGCTCGATCCGCCATATCCTGGCGCGCCATGTCGAGGGTGCCTCGCACATGGCCGAGGGCTATACTCGGGCCAAGGCGGGCAACATCGGCGTCTGCATCGGAACCTCGGGGCCGGCGGGCACCGACATGATCACCGGGCTCTATTCGGCGATCGCCGATTCCATCCCGATCCTCTGTATCACCGGGCAGGCGCCGCGCGCGCGGCTCTACAAGGAAGATTTCCAGGCCGTCGACATCGAATCGATCGCAAAGCCCGTGACCAAATGGGCGGTGACGGTGCGCGAGCCGGCGCTGGTGCCGCGCGTGTTCAGCCAGGCGTTTCATGTCATGCGCTCAGGGAGGCCGGGACCGGTGCTGATCGACATGCCGCTCGACGTGCAGCTCGCCGAGATCGAGTTCGACGACGAGACCTACGAGCCGTTGCCGGTCTACAGGCCAACCGCGAGCCGCAAGCAGGTCGAGAAGGCGCTGGAAATGCTCAACGCCGCCGAACGGCCGCTGATCGTCGCGGGCGGCGGCGTGATCAATGCCGACGCCTCGGATCTGCTGGTGGAATTCGCCGAGATCGCCAACGTGCCGGTCGTGCCCACGCTGATGGGGTGGGGGGCCATCCCCGACGACCACGTGCTGATGGCCGGCATGGTCGGTCTTCAGACCAGCCACCGCTACGGCAATGCCACCATGCTCGAATCCGATTTCGTGCTCGGCATCGGCAATCGCTGGGCAAATCGCCACACCGGCTCGGTCGAGACCTACACCAAGGGTCGCACCTTCGTGCATGTCGACATCGAGCCGACCCAGATCGGACGCGTGTTCAATCCCGATCTCGGCATCGTCTCGGACGCGAAGGCCGCGCTCGAACTGTTCGTCACCGTCGCCAGGGAATGGCGCCGGTCAGGCAGGTTGCGCGAGCGCCAGGCGTGGCCCGCTTCTTGCCGCGACCGGAAGAGGACGATGTTGCGCAAGAGCCATTTCGACAACGTCCCGATCAAGCCCCAGCGCGTCTACGAGGAGATGACCAAGGCCTTTGGCCGTGACACCTGCTACGTTTCCGTGATCGGCCTGTCGCAGATCGCCGGCGCGCAGTTCTTGGGCGTCTACAAGCCGCGCAACTGGATCAATGCCGGGCAGGCGGGACCGCTCGGCTGGACGCTACCCGCGGCGCTCGGCGTGCGCGCGGCGTGTCCTGATCGCGACATCGTCGCGCTGTCCGGCGATTACGACTTCCAGTTCCTGATCGAAGAGCTCGCAGTCGGGGCGCAATTCAATCTGCCCTACATCCACGTCGTCGTGAACAATTCCTATCTCGGTCTGATCCGCCAGGCCCAGCGCGGCTTCGACATGGACTACCACGTCCAGCTCTCGTTCGAGAACATCAATGCGCCGGAGCTCGGCGGCTACGGCGTCGACCATGTCGCCGTGGCCGAGGGGCTCGGCTGCAAGGCGATCCGTGTCACCGATCCCAAGGATTCGCAGGCTGCGTTCGCGACCGCGCGCGAATGGATGGCGAAGTACCGCGTGCCTGTCGTAGTCGAGTTCATCCTCGAACGCGTCACCAACATCGCGATGGGCACGGAAATCGACAACATCGTCGAATTCGAGGAGGTGCTGGATCTGCCGCTCGACGAGGTCGCGACCGCGCGGCCCGGCGTGCTGCAGCCGGCGGAATAGGGAACAGCATCATGCCGAAATTCGCCGCAAACCTCACCATGCTTTTCAACGAAATGCCGTTCGTGGACCGCTTCGCCGCAGCCAAAGCGGCGGGCTTTTCCGGGGTCGAGTACCTCTTCCCCTATGAATTCGACAAGGCGCAGTTGCGCGAGCAGCTCGACAGCCATGGGCTGACGCAGGTGCTGCACAATCTGCCGGCCGGCAATTGGGCGGCAGGCGAGCGCGGCATCGCGATCCTGCCTGATCGTACCAGCGAGTTCAGGGACGGCGTGTTTCGCGCCATCGACTATGCCAAAGCGCTCGATTGCGAGCAGCTCAACTGTCTCGTCGGCATCGCGCCTGTCGATGCCGACCCGCGCGAGCTCAACGAAACGCTGGTCGGGAATCTGCGGTTTGCAGCGTCGACTCTGGCGCGCGAGAACATCAAACTTCTGGTCGAGCCGATTAACACGCTCGACATTCCCGGCTTCTTCCTCAGCGGCACCGAGCAGGCCGTGCAGCTGATCTCCGAGGTGCGCTCCAACAATCTGTTCATCCAGTACGACATCTATCACATGCAGATCATGGAGGGCGATCTCGCACGTACCATGCAGGAATATCTGCCGCAGATCGCGCATATCCAGCTCGCCGACAATCCCGGCCGCAACGAGCCCGGCACCGGCGAGATCAACTATCCCTTCCTGTTCCGCCATCTCGACGCGATCGGCTATCGCGGCTGGATCGGTTGCGAATACAAGCCGCGCACCACGACGCTGGAAGGCCTGTCCTGGCACGCCACGCAGACTTTCGAGACCTGAGGAAACGCTGACATGATCGACATCGGCTTTATCGGACTTGGCACCATGGGACGGCCGATGGCCGGCCATCTTCTGGCCGCAGGCCATCGCGTTCTCCTGCACGATGTCGGGCCGGTCGCACCCGAGCTGATCGCCGCCGGCGGCGTTGACTGCAAGTCAAGTAAGGAGGTCGCGGAGGAGGCGGATGCGGTCATCATCATGGTGCCGGATACCCCGCATGTGGAGGCCGTGCTGTTCGGTAACGACGGCGTCGCGGGCGGCATTTCCAAGGGCAAAATCGTGGTCGACATGAGCTCGATCTCGCCGCTGGCGACCAAGGAATTTGCGAAGAAGATCGAGGCGCTCGGCGCGGATTATCTCGACGCCCCGGTGTCAGGCGGGGAGGTCGGTGCCAAGGCGGCAAGCCTCACCATCATGGTCGGTGGGCCCGAACGCGCCTTCAACACCATGAAGCCGATCTTCGACCGGATGGGAAAGAACGTCACCCGGGTCGGCGCCAATGGCGATGGTCAGACGACGAAGGTCGCCAACCAGATCATCGTCGCGTTGACGATCGAAGCGGTCAGCGAAGCGCTGCTGTTCGCGTCGAAAGCCGGTGCGGATCCGGCGCTGGTGCGGCAGGCCCTGATGGGCGGCTTTGCGTCGTCGCGGATTCTAGAAGTGCATGGTGAGCGCATGGTGAAGCGCAATTTCGATCCCGGTTTCCGCATCGAGCTGCACCAGAAGGATCTCAACCTCGCGCTTGAAGGCGCCCGCGCGCTCGGCCTGTCGCTGCCGAGCACGGCAGTGGCGCAGCAATTGTTCTCGTCTTGCACCGCGCATGGTGGCAAGGGCTGGGATCACTCGGCGATGGTGCGGGCGCTGGAACTGATGGCGGGGCACGAGATCGCCGCGGCCTGAACTGTTACCGGGTAACAGTCTCCGTTGTGGTTCTGCCTGGATCCGGCGGGGAACCGGAACAATGATCCGGCCCGGCGGTTGAAGGCGCACAACAATCACTGGAGACATAAGCACATGAAAACCCGTCTTGCGATTTCGTTGGTTGCCGCGTCGCTGCTGGCGTCCAGTGCGGCCTTTGCTCAGTCGACGACCGAACAGGGCGCCAGGAACGGCGCACGCGCGGGCGGCGACATCGGCGGCCCGGTCGGAGCGATGGTCGGTGGTACCGTCGGTGCGGCGGTCGGCGCTGGTCTGGAAATCCCGAATGCGATCCTCGGCGGAATTCCGCGCGACGATTCCGTCGTGGTCCACGAGCGCGTCGTGGTCGGCGAGCCCCTGCCGCCGACCGTGGTGCTGCGGCCCGTGCCGAATTACACCGAATATCGCTATGCAGTCGTGAACGATCGCCGCGTCATCGTGGAGCCGCGCACCCGCCGCGTCGTCAAGATCATCGACTGATCGATCAGAGCGTGAGCTTTGAAGAGACGGCCCTGCGGAGCGTCACTCCGCGGGGCCTTGGCTCGTCAGGGCCGAATTTGCACGAAACCGCGTCATGGCCCAATCGGTGATGGCTGCCAGCGCGAAGCCGACGCAGGTGGTGCCGGCATCGACCAGAAAGTCCTCCAACCGCGCATGCCGTCCCGGTGCCCAGAATTGCATCAGTTCGAGCAGGCCGATCAGCACCACGGCGATCGCCGTGGCCGACAGGCGGCGGCGCGGATAGGCGAGGCCGAAGGCTAGTCCCACCAGGACGAAGGCAAGGGCATGTTCGCCGTCCTGGCCAAGGTCGGAATGGGGCCGCAGGCCGGGCGGACCGAGGGTTGCAAAGGCGACGGCGGCGGCAAGCAGCCAGGCAGAGGAGCGAACCAAAATGGACATTCGCACCGCTTAGCACGGATTGCAGCCGCCTGCCGAGGCGCCAGGATCAGATCGCCGTGTAGTTAATGACGAAACGTTAAAGCGGCTCGCGCACGCCAAGGCCGTGCATGAAGCGTTCCCGGATTTGTACGGGATCGCGTCGGGTGGCGCCGACGCCGGGCTTGTCATCGATGCGGACGGCGATCAGGCTGGGCTCGCCGACCGACATGGCTTGCTCGACCAGACGCTCGAAATCCTCCTCGTCTGCGGCCCAGGCGCTGTTGGCAAGCCCGGAGCCGGTCGCGATGGCGACGATGTCAGCTACGTTCGCGGCCGGCGTCGGCTGCGCGCCGGTGATCTGGTAGATGCCGTTGTCCATCACGATCATGACGAGGTTCTTCGGCTTCAACGCTGCAATCGTCGAGAGCGCGCCGAGCTGCATCAGCAGCGAGCCGTCGCCTTCGAGCGCAAAGACGCGCCGGTCCGGCTGCGCCAGCGCCACGCCCAGCGCGATCGGAAAGGCGAGCCCCATGCTGCCGAGCATGTAGAAATTCTGCGGACGGTGGCCGGCGGCCCAGAGGTCGAAATTGGTGTTGCCGATGCCGCCGATCACGGCTTCCTCGTGCTCGAGTTTCGCGATCAGGCGCGAGGTGACGTCGAAGCGGTTCATCACTTTGGTGTTGCGCGCGTCGGTATTCATTTGGGCCGGCCTCACTTGTCGAACACCTTGCCGCCCGTGAGCAGCGGGTTGAGGATCAGGGCCACCGGCGCCTGCGTCGTGACGGCCTGCT containing:
- a CDS encoding IclR family transcriptional regulator translates to MGKNVIRRKSLKPRSPSDADHDARDGGVQSVDRALSILETLSEDDEGYRLSDLAVRTGLSASTVHRLLATLESRRFVQFDRAESKWHVGVRSFTVGASFARRRNFSAQAIPYLRKLRDLTRETANLAMVDDEFIIVLTRMESREIMRSLTQVGGRVPMVTSGVGKAVLATYSDEDVGAVIRHHGMPRLTEKSIVRPSDLFKELESIRKQGFAVDDEEAEMGLRCVAAVVSNALGEPLAAISVSGLTSRVTDARLPEIGRVVRKVAAELTAALGGVTPIVKPA
- a CDS encoding NYN domain-containing protein, whose protein sequence is MPSELRSPRLAVLIDADNASAKIADGLFEEIAKIGEASVRRIYGDFSNARSRGWADILSKHAIIPQQQFAYTTGKNASDITLVIDAMDLLHSGRFDGFCLVSSDSDFTRLAARIREQGIDVFGFGEQKTPESFRQACRRFVYTENLLPAPANTQDAASRSTSLQPLDAATPIIKKVITQMESEDGWVTLGEVGRQLANLASDFDPRTFGFRKLSDLVRKTNAFEIDEQNGRSMRIRVKAAAAAAPRRRNSRRPARSGAAGASPPKA
- a CDS encoding adenine deaminase, which translates into the protein MTKLTRFAVAPLHSMTRRLADVASARVAPDLVVTGARVLSTYSERIHASREIWITGGRIAAVKPAGAAKKVFGDVPVYDAAGGIVAPGLVDPHIHIESSMVTACAYAEAALLNGTTTIFCDSHEIGNVMDVAGVEAMLEDAREAPLSIFLTVPSTVPATSAALETAGGDLTPDKIAGLFDRWPEAVALGEKMDFVPVTMGDERSHAILAAALKRGRPVSGHVYGREFVAAYAASGVTDTHEAIDRDIADDLLDAGVWVFLRGGPPTTPWHSLPQAIRTITELGASHKRTAVCTDDRDADDLLLFGLDWVVREAVKAGMSPEQAWSMGSLHGATRFGMDSDIGGLGGGRRADLVVMDDNLKPQSTWYGGELVVENRKITPRLDQALSQRYQYPQAAYATVKLPEKLKLTPEPPVKACTVNAIKTALPGITLIHEKIAIEPAKDWPTLFARYGLCFVTVVERHGKSAGNVAYGLLKDFGLKRGAVASSVGHDSHNIIVAGTNEADMQVAVAAIKEQQGAVCLVAEGKVRALVPLPIAGLLSDKRVTEVAEEVKVLKKEWAEAGCTIPYMGFNLIPLSVIPEIRITDKGLVLVPQMQLAPLFE
- the gcl gene encoding glyoxylate carboligase, coding for MAKMRAIDAAVRILEKEGISTAFGVPGAAINPLYSALKKRGSIRHILARHVEGASHMAEGYTRAKAGNIGVCIGTSGPAGTDMITGLYSAIADSIPILCITGQAPRARLYKEDFQAVDIESIAKPVTKWAVTVREPALVPRVFSQAFHVMRSGRPGPVLIDMPLDVQLAEIEFDDETYEPLPVYRPTASRKQVEKALEMLNAAERPLIVAGGGVINADASDLLVEFAEIANVPVVPTLMGWGAIPDDHVLMAGMVGLQTSHRYGNATMLESDFVLGIGNRWANRHTGSVETYTKGRTFVHVDIEPTQIGRVFNPDLGIVSDAKAALELFVTVAREWRRSGRLRERQAWPASCRDRKRTMLRKSHFDNVPIKPQRVYEEMTKAFGRDTCYVSVIGLSQIAGAQFLGVYKPRNWINAGQAGPLGWTLPAALGVRAACPDRDIVALSGDYDFQFLIEELAVGAQFNLPYIHVVVNNSYLGLIRQAQRGFDMDYHVQLSFENINAPELGGYGVDHVAVAEGLGCKAIRVTDPKDSQAAFATAREWMAKYRVPVVVEFILERVTNIAMGTEIDNIVEFEEVLDLPLDEVATARPGVLQPAE
- the hyi gene encoding hydroxypyruvate isomerase produces the protein MPKFAANLTMLFNEMPFVDRFAAAKAAGFSGVEYLFPYEFDKAQLREQLDSHGLTQVLHNLPAGNWAAGERGIAILPDRTSEFRDGVFRAIDYAKALDCEQLNCLVGIAPVDADPRELNETLVGNLRFAASTLARENIKLLVEPINTLDIPGFFLSGTEQAVQLISEVRSNNLFIQYDIYHMQIMEGDLARTMQEYLPQIAHIQLADNPGRNEPGTGEINYPFLFRHLDAIGYRGWIGCEYKPRTTTLEGLSWHATQTFET
- a CDS encoding 2-hydroxy-3-oxopropionate reductase, producing the protein MIDIGFIGLGTMGRPMAGHLLAAGHRVLLHDVGPVAPELIAAGGVDCKSSKEVAEEADAVIIMVPDTPHVEAVLFGNDGVAGGISKGKIVVDMSSISPLATKEFAKKIEALGADYLDAPVSGGEVGAKAASLTIMVGGPERAFNTMKPIFDRMGKNVTRVGANGDGQTTKVANQIIVALTIEAVSEALLFASKAGADPALVRQALMGGFASSRILEVHGERMVKRNFDPGFRIELHQKDLNLALEGARALGLSLPSTAVAQQLFSSCTAHGGKGWDHSAMVRALELMAGHEIAAA
- a CDS encoding DUF1236 domain-containing protein → MKTRLAISLVAASLLASSAAFAQSTTEQGARNGARAGGDIGGPVGAMVGGTVGAAVGAGLEIPNAILGGIPRDDSVVVHERVVVGEPLPPTVVLRPVPNYTEYRYAVVNDRRVIVEPRTRRVVKIID
- a CDS encoding antibiotic resistance protein VanZ: MSILVRSSAWLLAAAVAFATLGPPGLRPHSDLGQDGEHALAFVLVGLAFGLAYPRRRLSATAIAVVLIGLLELMQFWAPGRHARLEDFLVDAGTTCVGFALAAITDWAMTRFRANSALTSQGPAE
- a CDS encoding thiamine pyrophosphate-dependent enzyme, which produces MNTDARNTKVMNRFDVTSRLIAKLEHEEAVIGGIGNTNFDLWAAGHRPQNFYMLGSMGLAFPIALGVALAQPDRRVFALEGDGSLLMQLGALSTIAALKPKNLVMIVMDNGIYQITGAQPTPAANVADIVAIATGSGLANSAWAADEEDFERLVEQAMSVGEPSLIAVRIDDKPGVGATRRDPVQIRERFMHGLGVREPL